The proteins below come from a single Aegilops tauschii subsp. strangulata cultivar AL8/78 chromosome 6, Aet v6.0, whole genome shotgun sequence genomic window:
- the LOC109784883 gene encoding transcriptional corepressor LEUNIG_HOMOLOG codes for MAQSNWEADKMLDVYIYDYLLKRNLQTTAKAFMAEGKVAADPVAIDAPGGFLFEWWSVFWDIFIARTNEKHSEVAAAYLEAQQIKAREHQQQMQMQQLQLIQQRHAQMQRTNSGHPSLNGPINGLNSDAILGPSTASVLAAKMYEERLKHPHPMDSEGSQLIDASRMALLKSAATNHTGQLVPGNPGNVSTTLQQIQARNQQTIDIKSEGNMGVAQRSMPMDPSSLYGQGIIQQKPGLGGAGLNQGVSGLPLKGWPLTGIDQLRPNIGAQMQKPFLSTQSQFQLMSPQQQQQLLAQAQVQGNLNNSTNYGDMDPRRFTTLTRGGMNGKDGQPAGTDGCISSPMQSSSPKIRADQEYLMKMQQTSSQQSQEHLQQQQQQQQNQQQQQLNQQQMQQNNRKRKQATSSGPANSTGTGNTVGPSANSPPSTPSTHTPEGLAVAGNMRHVPKNLMMYGADGTGLASSSNQMDDLEPFGDVGSLDDNVESFLSNDEGDARDIFAALKSPTEPNPPASKGFTFSEVNCWRTSNSKIVCCNFSSDGKILASAGHEKKAVLWNMETFQTQYLPEEHSLIITDVRFRPNSTQLATSSFDRTVKLWNITDPAFSQHTFTGHNYSVTSLDFHPKKTELLCSCDGNGEIRYWNVAQHSCIRVIKGGTAQIRFQPSTGQFLAAASESVVSIFDVETHTKKYTLQGHNTDVQSVCWDNTGEYLASVSQDLVKVWSVSSGECIHEVSSNGNKFHSCVFHPSYPNLLVIGGYQSLELWNMVKNQSMTVPAHDGLIASLAQSPVTGMVASASHDNSVKLWK; via the exons ATGGCGCAGAGCAATTGGGAAGCGGATAAGAT GCTCGATGTGTATATCTACGACTACCTGCTCAAGCGGAACCTGCAGACGACCGCCAAGGCGTTCATGGCGGAGGGGAAGGTCGCTGCCGACCCAGTTG CAATTGATGCTCCTGGGGGCTTTCTCTTTGAGTGGTGGTCTGTCTTTTGGGATATATTTATTGCAAGGACAAATGAGAAACATTCGGAGGTTGCAGCAGCTTACCTAGAG GCACAACAAATAAAAGCGAGAGAGCACCAGCAGCAGATGCAGATGCAACAATTGCAACTCATCCAACAAAGGCATGCTCAAATGCAGCGAACTAATTCAGGCCACCCTTCGCTTAACGGTCCAATAAATGGCCTAAACTCCGATGCCATTCTGGGGCCATCGACAGCTAGTGTTTTAGCTGCTAAGATGTACGAAGAGCGCTTGAAGCACCCTCATCCAATGGACTCCGAAGGATCGCAGCTTATCGATGCTAGTAGGATGGCTCTTCTTAAGTCGGCTGCAACAAACCATACAGG gcaattagttcctgGAAATCCTGGAAATGTATCTACTACGCTGCAACAGATTCAGGCTCGGAATCAACAAACAATT GACATTAAGAGTGAAGGCAACATGGGTGTAGCCCAAAGATCTATGCCCATGGATCCATCTTCCTTATACGGACAGGGAATAATTCAGCAAAAACCTGGATTAGGTGGTGCAG GACTGAACCAAGGAGTGAGTGGTCTACCCTTGAAGGGCTGGCCATTAACT GGAATAGACCAACTTCGGCCAAATATAGGTGCCCAAATGCAGAAGCCATTTCTTTCAACACAGTCACAGTTCCAACTTATGTCAccacaacagcaacagcaactcTTAGCACAGGCTCAAGTACAAGGGAACCTTAACAACTCAACTAATTATGGGGATATGGACCCCCGCAGATTTACGACATTGACCAGGGGTGGCATGAATGGTAAAGACGGACAACCTGCTGGGACTGATGGCTGCATTAGTTCCCCAATGCAATCAAGTTCACCAAAAATTAGAGCAGACCAAGAATATCTCATGAAG ATGCAGCAAACATCTTCTCAGCAATCACAGGAACATCTTcagcagcaacaacagcagcagcagaacCAGCAACAGCAGCAGCTAAATCAGCAGCAAATGCAACAG AACAACAGAAAAAGAAAGCAAGCTACATCGTCAGGCCCAGCAAATAGTACTGGAACAGGAAATACGGTGGGCCCTTCAGCCAACTCTCCACCGTCAACTCCATCCACACATACACCTGAAGGACTTGCAGTAGCTGGCAATATGCGCCATGTTCCAAAAAATTTAATGATGTATGGTGCGGATGGAACTGGGCTCGCATCCTCTTCAAATCAAATG GATGATCTTGAACCTTTTGGTGATGTTGGCTCATTGGATGACAATGTTGAATCTTTCTTGTCCAATGATGAGGGAGATGCAAGGGATATTTTTGCTGCACTTAAAAGCCCAACAGAACCTAATCCACCTGCTTCAAAAG GTTTTACATTCAGTGAGGTTAACTGTTGGCGAACAAGCAACAGCAAGATAGTCTGCTGCAATTTTTCTTCTGACGGCAAGATCTTGGCAAGTGCTGGACATGAAAAAAAG GCTGTACTTTGGAATATGGAGACTTTCCAGACACAGTATTTACCAGAAGAGCATAGTCTCATTATCACTGATGTCCGTTTCAGACCTAACTCTACACAGCTGGCAACTTCATCTTTTGACAGAACAGTTAAACTATGGAACATTACAGAT CCTGCATTCTCGCAGCATACATTCACTGGGCATAATTATAGTGTTACGTCACTAGATTTTCATCCAAAGAAGACGGAACTTTTGTGCTCTTGTGATGGCAATGGTGAAATCCGATACTGGAACGTGGCTCAGCATTCCTGTATTCGTGTCATAAAG GGTGGTACTGCTCAAATTCGTTTCCAACCTAGCACCGGACAGTTTCTCGCAGCTGCTAGTGAAAGTGTTGTCTCCATATTTGATGTTGAAACACATACCAAAAAGTACACCCTGCAG GGCCACAACACAGACGTGCAGTCAGTGTGCTGGGATAACACTGGGGAGTACCTTGCGTCTGTCAGCCAGGATCTAGTTAAGGTGTGGTCAGTATCATCAGGAGAGTGCATTCATGAGGTCAGCTCAAATGGAAATAAGTTCCATTCTTGTGTGTTCCACCCAAGTTATCCCAATCTCTTGGTGATTGGAGGCTAccag TCTTTGGAGCTATGGAACATGGTAAAGAACCAAAGCATGACGGTACCGGCGCACGATGGTCTGATTGCGTCTTTGGCACAATCACCGGTAACCGGTATGGTGGCTTCTGCGAGCCATGACAACTCCGTCAAGTTGTGGAAgtaa
- the LOC109784884 gene encoding transcriptional corepressor LEUNIG_HOMOLOG-like, whose protein sequence is MADNMRHVPKDSMMHGEDGTGLASSSNQTDDLEDVKGIFTQLKISPSEPDPAASKGFTFSEVNCWRPASSRKLVCCNFSSDGRILASAGHENKAVVWNMDTFQTHHLPEEHAYLITDVCFRPNSTQMATSAFDKTIKLWNARDVSYA, encoded by the exons ATGGCTGACAACATGCGCCATGTTCCAAAAGATTCAATGATGCATGGTGAGGATGGTACTGGACTCGCATCCTCTTCAAATCAAACG GATGATCTCGAAGACGTAAAGGGCATTTTTACTCAACTTAAAATAAGCCCGTCAGAGCCTGATCCGGCGGCTTCAAAAG GTTTCACCTTCAGCGAGGTTAACTGCTGGCGACCAGCAAGCAGCAGGAAGTTAGTCTGCTGCAACTTCTCTTCCGACGGCAGGATCTTGGCAAGTGCTGGACATGAAAACAAG GCTGTAGTTTGGAACATGGACACTTTCCAGACACATCATTTACCAGAAGAGCATGCTTACCTTATCACCGATGTCTGTTTCAGACCTAACTCTACACAGATGGCAACATCTGCTTTTGACAAAACAATTAAGCTATGGAATGCTAGAGATGTAAGTTATGCTTAG